In Acidobacteriota bacterium, the DNA window GATTTCTCTTTCAATCAGGTAACGAGGCATGTTCTCATTCCTCCTAAATCCGATCCCAATTCCAGATGGCATAGGAATCGGCTTGGTTGAGTTTGTGTCCGCTTTGCTTGAGGGTCAGCAGGATGCTGCCGCGGTGGTGGCTCTCGTGGGAAATGAAGTAGCCGAGGTAGGGAATCGGGCCCTTCTTGAAACAGGCGCGCTTGGCTTCCCCGCCCACCACATCTCTGAAGTAGGTCTCGATGGCCTGGGCCGAAGCCTCCATGTGCTTTTTGAGCGTGTCTTTGTCGGGCTCGTCATAAGTATCGAACTTGTGAAGCCCCTTGGCCAAGTCCTTGGCCCGCTTCTCCAGGTGCCAGACGCGGTTGTTGTGAACGTGGGTGAACTGGCGCACCACGTTGCGTCCGCCGTGCTGGGAGAGGGTGCACTTCATCCCCTCGTCGCTGATCTTGTCGATGAGAAAGAGGTTGATGCGGTTGTTGGTGTGCCAGGCTTCCAGCACTTGCTCGAGGACGTTTTCCATCAACACATGGTAACCCATCTGCGAGCCGATCACGAGGGTGCTCAGTACTGGGAAGAGGGGCGCAGAGCGGCTTGCAAGCCGTCACG includes these proteins:
- a CDS encoding DinB family protein, which codes for MIGSQMGYHVLMENVLEQVLEAWHTNNRINLFLIDKISDEGMKCTLSQHGGRNVVRQFTHVHNNRVWHLEKRAKDLAKGLHKFDTYDEPDKDTLKKHMEASAQAIETYFRDVVGGEAKRACFKKGPIPYLGYFISHESHHRGSILLTLKQSGHKLNQADSYAIWNWDRI